aataaatacaaaaacaatatTCAAGCAGTACATATTTGCTGCTGAGCTTTTGAAGAAAGTCAAGTTAtagaactggtggaagtcactggctaagcacctagAACCAGGTTTCTGCAGTGTggttgcagccatgttggtcccaggatattagagacacaagatggatgaggtaataacttttattggaccagcgtctgttggtgaaagagacaagctgacACAGAGCTCTGTTTACTTTCCTCAACAGAagtgggccaataaaagatactacctcacccaacttgtctctgtAAATGAGCTTTTGATGGCAGTAGGCTATTCTGCAGATGCAAAGAATATCTTCTTAATTTCAGTTTATCCAACTAATTCAttcattttcagaaagcctttgacagggccCCTCACCAAAGCTCTttagcaaagtaagctgtcatgggataagagggaaggtcctgtcatggactggtaactggttaaaagataggaaacaaaaggtagaaataaatggtcagttttcagaatggagagcagtAAGTAGTGGTGTCCATGAGGagtctgtactggaaccagtcctagtcaacataatcataaatgatctggaaaagcgaggtggaaaaatttgcagatgatgcagaattactcaagatagttctgTCCCAGGCAGATTGTGAAGCGCTacaaaaaggatctctcaaaactgggtgactgggcaacaacatggcaggtgaaattcagtgttgataaatgcaaagtaatgcacattagcaaacttaatcccaactctacatataaaatgatgaggtctaaattagctgttacagctcaaaaaagattttttggagtcattgtggatagttctctgaaacatccattcaatatgcagcagcagtgaagtgaacagaatgctgatAATCATTAAGACAgggataaaaaataaaacagaaaatagattgcctctgtataaatcaatggtatgcccacatcttgaatactgtgtgcaaatgtGGTTGACCCACCTcagaaagatatattggaattggaaaaggtacaaaaaagggtaacaaaaatgattaggacaTTAGAGCAGCtgatatgaggaaagattaataagactgggacttttcagcttgaaaaagggatgactatggggggatatgatagacgtGTAttaaagtcatgactggtgtggagaaagtaaataaggaagtgttgtttactccttctcataatgtaagaattaggggtcaccaaatgaaattaataggcatcacttttaaaacaaacaaaaggaagtttgtgggtttttttgttttttgttttcccctcatacaacgcacagtcaacctgtggaactccttgccagagaatgttgtgaaggccaagactataacagggttcaaaatataactagataaattcatggaggataggtccatcaatggctattggccaggataggcagggatggtgtctctagtctctgtttgctagaagctgggaacgggtgacagaggatggatcacttgattacctgttctgttcattccctctgaagcatctgacattagccactgtcagaagacaggaactAAAGCTATTTGTCGTAGTAAATTATTAAGATCTGCCATCTCAAGACACTAGTACCAGAAACAAAAGTCCTGTGTCATTGGGAAGGAGGAGTTCCTGTTTTCTGTGGTGAGTCACAAGCTGAGCGATCTTCGAGTTGGCACTAGTTCAGTCCTACCCTGCATCATAGGCTAACTGTGACAATTCCACAACTAGGCGTATGGAAAGCATTGAGGGCAGGTTGTTTTTAACTGAAGCCgctcagaggtttggaatgttaATAGTCAGGAGTGAGATTAGATTAATGGGCAGAGTGCAGTTGAGGCTGTCAAAGGTGCACCACTAATATAGTGATTACAGGGAGATCACCCATGTTTTGAAGGGCTGGGTTACTATTCTGAGATTACATTAGAAGcttgggaatggagattgtttgtaactctgagggtatgtctacatctaaaattttgcagcgctggttgttacagctgtattagtacagctgtatagggccagcgctgcagagtggccacacttacagcaaccagcgctgcaagtggtgttagatgtggccatactgcagcgctgttgggcggcttcaaggggggttcggggaacgcgagagcaaaccggggaaggagaccagctttgccgcggtttgctctcgcgttccccgaaccccccctgcaaaccgcagggatggagacctgcttgcacggaggttcggggaacgcgagagcaacccggggaaggagaccagctttgccgcggtttgctctcgcgttccccgaaccaccctgcaaaccgcagggaaggagacctgcttgcacggaggttcagggaacgcgagagcaaaccggggaaggagaccagcttcgccgcggtttgctctcgcgttccctgagcaagcaggtctccttccctgcggtttgcagggtggttcggggaacgcgagagcaaaccggggaaggagaccagcttcgccgcggtttgctctcgcgttccccgaaccaccctgcaaaccgcagggaaggagacctgcttgctcggggttcggggaacgcgagagcaaaccggggaaggagaccagcttgattaccagaggcttcctcaggtatgctgggatacctgcttattccatagaggtcaagaaaagcgctggtaagtgtctacacttgattaccagcgctggatcaccagcgctggatcctctacacccaagacaaaacgggagtacggccagcgctgcaaacagggagttgcagcgctggtgatgccctgcagatgtgtacacctcctaagttgcagcactgtaaccccctcaccagcgctgcaactttgtgatgtagacaagctctgaacaaaacattgtggttctttcaaaagtttacaactgaacattgacagcTTTGagactttactatgcagaagaaaagtgctgcttttaaccatcataatttaaatgaaaccagCTCAGAAACAGTTTGCTTACctggtcaaatttttttttttttaaaccctttctgtttatttttattttatttatttatttatttttagtggtttacatttaacatagcactgtactgtatttgcttttttcccccctgtccacctctgctgctgctgcctgattgcgtacttctggttccaaatgaggtgtgcgtttgaccagtcagtttgtaactctggagtTCTACTATACTCTAAAAATTCATAGTAGGGGAATTTGTGCCAAAAAGTCAGTTTTAATGACTCATTTGGGTGTCTGAATGTGGTGAATGGACCATACCTGTTAGCCTCTCTAAAATGAATGAGACTCCTGCCAGTATTGCTACCTGTCACACACTCAAGGCACAACCAGACTGTGCTGGAATGTGGATTCACACTACCCTAGCTCAGTAGTATATTCAACATCTCTTATAAGCTGCTGTCACTGTTGTGCTTGACCCTAGTCTCTTAGCATTGTCAGCAGGGTTTCTGCTGCATCTGGGGTAATCACTGATGACGATGACTTTGTGGAACAGTCCTGGGTTTGATGAGACTACCCGTTTCAGAGGCTAACATACTGACACTGGATGTTAAAAGCAACCCAAAATATCAACAGGACAAGTATAATGTCATCACACTGTGGTGATTGTTCGGCATGTTTTGTATGGTGGTGTTTGTACTTCCATGCTGACAGTCTGATGTGATGGCACAGTCCTATTCCCAGAGACAGCATTTTAAGAGAGCATGCTAGTGGTGTCCAAAACCTCACTTATAGTGGGACCTTGCAACACAGGTTTATGTAGTATATTTCATGTAAACTGTATCCCTGAAGCTTAGGGGTGTGCACAAGAATAAAAATTTGGCTGATTTTTGGAGGGGCACTTCCTGTGTCCCCCATGGCCAGAGGAGCTGTGTCTCCTCCTatcccctcttctcctccccactcccacattTTGAGCCAGAGAATAATTCTGTCTTGAGTTGGATGTCAGTTAGCACTAATTGACAGATGCAGATGGCATATTCTTGGAGCTTGCCATCAGTAAATATGAATTCAGTTTCTATCCAGTCTAATGCAGGACTGGTCTGAAGCACAAATAGCTGTCTTGGTCCAATgtatggccctggccctggccctgtgtGGTTTAAAAGTTGCTCTTAAGACCTACAGAATCTTCCTGGGATCCTTTGAGCATGTTCCCCATCTCATGCCCTTTTCGAATTTCTGTTCTTCACAGTCCCACTGACCTCTCAGAGATGCTCAAGGAGGGGACCAAAGAGTCTCATGATCGTGCAGAGAACACTCAGTTTGTCAAAGACTTCCTGAAAGGACGGATCAAGAAGGAGCTCTTTAAGGTTTGCGCTTTCTAGCTCTGTTTCCTTAACCGCACATGAGATGAGATCTTGAGCTGTGGAGTTGGAAGCTCTATCCCAAATTGGAGACACAGCATGTCACAATGagaggatggcccagtggttagggcactaacctgggactctggagacttgggttcaattccctgctctttcAGAAACTAAACTGCTGGAAGCTTGTCTTGCCTAGTAATGACACTATGTGTAACATGTCAGGGAATCCAGCATGGTGTCTCGCTCCCAGAGTTAGCAGTACCTTGTAGTGCTACAGAATTGGCATAGTTAGCAATTTGGGTTGGAAGTCAGCTTAATGTTGCTCAGCAGCACCTTCTGCTGGCTAGTCTGGAGAACAGTTAATGGAGATCTAAAGCAATGTTTTCTAAAACAGTGGGTCCCAACAGACCAGGGTGAcctgacagcaagtgtgaaaaatcgggataggggggtaataggagcctacaggggcggcttcaggccccagcaagctgcggggggcgctctgctggtcaccgcaagggcggcaggcaggctgccttcggcggcttgcctgtggagggtctgctggtcctgcggcttcagaggacctcccgcaggcatgccgccgaatctgcgggattGGAGGCCTCCCACAAGCAAGCTGCCGAAGATAAcgtgcctgccgtgcttggggcggcaaaatgcctagagccgccccgggagcctacataagaaaaagactcaaaaattgggactgtccctataaaatcaggacatctggtcacactacaACAGACCAGTGGGTTGCAAGAAGGTTCTAGATGGGTTGTAGGCCTGGTGTGGAGGGGGTAGGGGGCGGGAAGAGGTTTTAAAGGTGAGCTCACCTCACATGCATCATCCAtgtcccacagggctgggcctgcGTCCCTGCTCTTGGTGTTTGTGACCTGGTGCACAGCATCGTAACTCCACTTGTGTTTGGCTCAGCCACCCCTCCATTGTCATGACTCTCATCTGGAAGCCCCTTAATGTCGTGCCTCAGGTCTATAAATGCCAGTGCAGTTGAAATTGTCAGGAAGTATTGGAAATTATGTTAGCTATTTAACCAAGATGTTTTAATTGTCAGTCCTTTGTGGGCAGATCAGAGCATTCAGCATAGACGTATGAACATCATCTTTTGATCATAATGGTCTGCAAATCTAAATAGTTCCTTCCCTTAGAGGAGCTTAAAGCAGTAATGAATTACCTACACCTTTTTTGAAGTAGGatatattgtccccattttacagataggtatTGAGGCATAGGGGTTCAGTGACTTTGTTTGGGACACATCCAGACATCACCATAGACAAGGGACTTCACCATTTTCCTTTTAAGAGTCCTTCACAGCCTAACAGATAATATGCTGGGAAAGGTGTGGTCTGTATGGAGTGCGGTTTATTGGGAGGAATGCATGGGTCTGTACATAAACTAAATACATCATTCTTTCTGACAAGTGGTCTCTCACATACATTGTGCTTTTGTTCCTAGTTGGCTACTGTGGCACTTTACTATACGTACTCTGCCCTGGAAGAGGAAATGGACTGCAACAAGGACCATCCTGCATTTGCCCCTTTGTACTTCCCTCTAGAGCTTCATCGGAAAGAGGCATTGGCTAAAGACATGGAGTATTTCTACGGGGAAAACTGGAAAGAGAAGATTCAGTGTTCAGAGGCAACTAGATGTTACGTAGACAGAATCCATTATATTGGGCAATATGAACCGGAGCTGCTGGTAGCTCATGCCTACACACGGTACATGGGGGACCTGTCTGGGGGCCAGATACTCAAGAAAGTAGCCCAGAGGGCCTTGAAGCTGCCCAGTACTGGGGAAGGGATCCAGTTCTATGTGTTTGACAATATTTCCAATGCACAGCAGTTCAAGCAGTTCTACAGGGCTAGGATAAATGCCCTGGACTTGGACAAGAAAGCCAAGGAGAGGATTGTGGAGGAAGCCAATAAGGCATTTGAATTCAACATGCAGGTACCATGCACCCCCAAACTCTTGTAACTGCCTGTACTTAAGTAAGCTACATTGCTTTAATCTTCTGCCTGGTTTAGACGGAGTGTTAATGTTCCTGATAATGCAGGACTGATCACGTTAGCTATATccaggggaaggaggaaagagtAGAGCTATTATAAGCCTTTTAAACAGGAAATGCAAACTGCATCTGATGTCTCTGCTAAGGACCCGTAGAGCACACTACTATGCTAGGGCCCAAATCTTTGTTGAGGCCTCCAGGAGTTCTTGTAATGCCAATAATTTAATACATGCTTAAGTAGTTGGTAAGATAAGGGGAAGAAACCAGGCCGCCTCCCATGCGGAAAACCCCACAAACTTATCTGAATCTACTCCTAACCTTTGACGTGCCAAGGAAGCACTTAATTAGCCAAATGCATCATACACTCGGGCTTCCACACTCTGGCCATCTAAAGGGTGACTTGATGATTTAGCAGGATCCTGAGGGTTGCTCTGTTTTATATAAAAACGGAGCAGACTGCTGCTATTTTACCTCTTTAACCTGAAGGTGTAACCAAGAGACTAAACGTTCCAGTATGCAGTGTGTCATCAGGACCACGCAACCTCTCTATCAGTCAGATGGTAGAGTACAAGAGTTTTGATGTACAGGTTCTACCTGATTTGGTCTCTATGCACTTAAgtattgttgtattaatttagatggaatataagGGCAAAAGGGGTTAACATGACCTAGTGACTGTCCACCATTAAATAGcattaaacaaggtttggggtttgaTATACAGAGATCTCTGCCTACTTAGTACTATGGCAAACAGCCCACTAAATATCCTTTTAATTAAGAttaaagaaaagaagggaaaatggctaaagcatttgaaatgtaaagtattaattaaggctttcattttaacagcatctcttgttccctttccctttgaCTGGAGAGAATTCTTAGAGGGGAAAaacccttgtttgacagtctcttggGCAGTAATAACTGtcctgtttgggggtggggggggaaggggaagagaagaagtaAGGCTGAAGCTGCTGCTGTTCAGCTGTCACTAGTCCAGTCCAGATGGTATTTGGGATTCAGCGGGAGCTGGTGGCAATGTTCTCTAGGTTCCTCTCTGGCctagtctggtcaggacatctcggGATTGGGATGACAAAGACTCAGGGTCCCAGGAGATAGTGGGTGTGGCACCATGATGATGAAGCTTGCTCAAGTAGCCAGCTCTTTCTCCCCCCAAATCTTTCTTTAAAGACCCACAAAGGGCCTATCCCCTACTTGTTTTGTCCACCAGTTTAGGCCTAGTCTTTAACACATCTGTTTTGTTTCACTGATTTTTCTGATTCCAtgcttgtttaccaggcatgctCTTAACACAGGCTTGATTTACATCATTTAGGTCTTTTCATTTGGAGTAATTCAgtctgccccctccctttctcctgtCTTTCATATCTTTTCTTGTCAACACTCATTTCCTCCAGCTGAACTCATAAtcagggtaaatttgtaggcccaattatcccAACAGTGCCCACCTACCCTGTTGAGCATGCTGGGTGTACAAAGTTAAATGCAAATTATTTGAGCCGCCTCTCCAAGCTTCACACCAAGCAGCAGGATGCATTTGCAGTAGTCTTGCCCTATTCGATTGTGTTCTTCCATGTCATATTGAGACCTTGGCTAAGTCTGTGTGAATCCCTACCTGACGCTTTCCCCTGTTGATTGGAGTGTGAGAGCACAGAGGAGCACCAGTTATGATTTCATTCATTCTCAGTTCAGTTCTATCAAAAGTAGTTcccccttaaaaaaaacccaaaacaaaactcaccccccccccaaaaaaaaaaaacaaaaaaccccacctgGAATATAACTATCCAAGTGATCTCTTGCCTTGTTCAAGCTCTGATGGCTGGGTTCAGAACCTAGAGGACGCAGGTTCCAGGAAATGGTGTTGTAGTTCACCTTAACTTTTGTTTTAGACTAAAATTCCCTCACACTCCAAGTTGTGAGGAGCAGAAAAATCAAGGGAAATGATGAAGCTCAGCACTctattttggggggaagagggggtatgcagggcaggggaaaacagAAAATGTGTTCAG
This sequence is a window from Gopherus evgoodei ecotype Sinaloan lineage chromosome 10, rGopEvg1_v1.p, whole genome shotgun sequence. Protein-coding genes within it:
- the HMOX2 gene encoding heme oxygenase 2 encodes the protein MPSDVTEASEGVDEAENVRYEETEEDDNVSPTDLSEMLKEGTKESHDRAENTQFVKDFLKGRIKKELFKLATVALYYTYSALEEEMDCNKDHPAFAPLYFPLELHRKEALAKDMEYFYGENWKEKIQCSEATRCYVDRIHYIGQYEPELLVAHAYTRYMGDLSGGQILKKVAQRALKLPSTGEGIQFYVFDNISNAQQFKQFYRARINALDLDKKAKERIVEEANKAFEFNMQVFDELDKIGALLTEEAQDGGLPVHDGKGDLRKCPYYATKLGKGDPGCPYHIGMAMLKQPTMQFVLAACIALAAGIATWYVM